The region TGCAACTGAGTCTGGCCGCCGAGGGGAACCGGCCCGATACCATCGCCGCTCAGCGTAAAGAGGTCCTGCGGAACCAGGCGATCGTCGCAGCCAGCCAAGTGGCGCTCAAGGACGCCATTGTCACCGTGCCCTTGAGCGGGGTGGTCCTCTCCAAAAACTACGAACAGGGCGAATTCGTGAATGCCGGAAGCGCCATCGCCACGGTTGGCGATTTGAAAGATTGCTGGGTCCGGATCTATGTGGCTTCGACCCAGCTCGGACTGATTAAGATCGGCCAGACTTGCGACGTAACGATCGATTCGTTTCCGGGCCGCGTCTTTCGAGGGGTGATTCGAGAGATTAACCAGTCGGCCGAGTATACTCCCAGACAGAGCATTACCGAACGGGAGCGGGCCAACCTGGTCTTCGGGGTCAAGGTGAAGCTCGACAATTCCGAAGGCATTCTGAAGCCGGGCATGCCTGCCGACGTGGTGCTAAAATGATCGAGCTGACGGAGGTCACCAAAAGCTTCGGGGCGACGATGGCGGTGGCTGAGTTGACGCTAACCGTCGAACGGGGCGAGATCTTCGGCCTGGTCGGCCCGGACGGCGCCGGGAAGACCACGGCCATCCGTATGATGACCGGGGTGATCGACCCCGATTCCGGAACCGTCCGGGTCCTGGGGGAGCGCAACATCGAAACGATCAAGCCGCGCCTCGGCTACGTGCCGCAACGGTTCAGCCTCTATGGCGACCTGACGGTGATGGAGAATATCCGCTTCATTGGTTCGCTGTATGGGGCCGAGCGCCGCAAGATCGAATCCAAGGCCGAGGCGATCCTGCGCTTCACCAAATTATGGGAGTTCCGGACGCGCTTGGCCGACAATCTCTCCGGAGGCATGAAGCAAAAGCTGGCGCTGGCGGCCGGACTGATGCACCAACCGGAGCTTTTCTTCCTCGACGAACCGACCACCGGGGTGGACCCGGTATCGCGGCGCGAGTTTTGGCAGATGCTCTACAGCCTGAACAAGGAAGGAATGACCGTCTTCGTCTCCACGCCCTATATGGACGAAGCCGAACTCTGCACTAAGGTCGCTTTCATGCACAACGGCAGGATCGTGTCGCTGGGGTCCCCGGAACAGTTGCGCCGGGAGTACCCCTACCGCCTGCTCGAATTGCAGGTGCGCCATAAGAATATCAAGCCGTTGCTGGCCGGTTGCCCGATCCGGGAGATCAATTCGTTCGGGGAAAAGTATCACCTGGTGGTGGACGATCCGGAGACCGCCATGGCCGCGGTCCGGCAGGCCTTGACCGCCGCCGGACTGGAAGTGGTCTCGCTGGCGGAAACGCCCCCCACGATCGAGGATGTTTTTGTGGCTTTAGCTATATAAGTTGAAATAATTTTGAGTAAGCTTTTCCAGTCGTGAAGCATGGCTGGAAAAAGACCAATCACGGTATTTATTTCAACTTATGAATCAAGGAAATAGTTGCAATGTTTTGAAGGTACCAGAACTGATTGCAACATATATAGTGGGGTGAGTTAGATGTACGCTGTGGAGATCGAAAATCTGACCCGGAAGTTCGGCGATTTTACCGCCGTCAACCGGATCAGCCTCCGGATCGAGCAGGGCAGTATCTATGGTTTTTTGGGCCCCAACGGCTCCGGGAAATCGACGACCATCCGAATGCTTTGCGGGATATTGGAACCGACTGAGGGGACTGGGACGATCCTGGGGTTGGATCTCAAACGCGACTGTGAGGCGCTCAAGTCGAAGATCGGCTATATGTCGCAAAAGTTCAGTTTGTATAATGATCTGACGGTCATCGAAAACCTGCGTTTTTACGCCGGAATGTACAGCCTGACTGAACCCGAGAAATCGGCGCGGATCGCCGCAATGATCGAGATGGCGGGAATCCGGGGCCGCGAACGGGAACTGGCCGGGAATCTCTCCGGTGGTTGGAAGCAGCGGTTGGCGCTGGGCTGCTCCATCCTGCACCGTCCCGCGCTGCTCTTCCTGGATGAGCCGACCGGCGGGGTCGATCCCAAATCGCGCCGGATGTTTTGGGACATCATTTACCAGCTGGCTGCGGAAGGAACCACGGTCATGGTGACCACGCACTTCATGGATGAAGCCGAGCACTGCGACCAGATCGGTTTCATCTTCGAGGGGAACCTGATCGTCTCGGATACGCCGGACAATATCAAAAAAGTGATTCCCGGCGAGCTGCTGGAGATCGCGAGCTCGGAGCCGATGGAGCTGCTGAAACAGTTCGAACAGCACCGGGAGCATCTCCTGGATGCCTATATGTACGGGACGACCCTGCATCTGTTGGTACAGCCCGGTATGGCCGAGCTCTTCTCCGCCTACCGGCCGCGGCGGATCGCTCCCGCGCTGGAGGATGTCTTTATTTACTTTGTCAAATCGAAACGCGGGGAGATGAGCGCATGAACCGGTTACGGGCCTTACTGGTCAAGGAATTCATCCAAATGAGCCGGGACCGTTTGACTTTCGCCATGATGGTGGCGTTGCCCATTGTCCAGTTGTTATTATTCGGCTTTGCCATCAATACCGACGTCAAACACCTGACGACAGTGGTTTTCGATCAATCGCTGCAGCAAGAAAGCAGGGACCTTTTGAACTCCTTCACGGCCAGCGGTTATTTTGACATTCGGTACGTCGCCGGCAATTTTGACGAAGTCAACCGGCGGATTGAGCGAGGGGACGCCAAGGTGGGAATCATCATCCCGCCCGATTTCACTCCCGACTTGAAACATGGCCGGAGCGCGGCGGTCCAAGTGATCGTGGACGCCACCGATACGATGGCTTCTTCGTCGGCGATCAGCGCCGCTCAGGTCATCGGACAGCTGAAATCCCAGGAGATCCTGGTCAAGCGGATCCAGAGCCTGGTCGGCCGGGGGGTCAGCCAGGCGTACGACATCCGGATTCGCCCCTGGTACAATCCCGACTTCATCTCGGCTTTTTACATGGTCCCCGGCATCTGCGGCATCATCCTGACCATGACCATGGTGATGATCACTGCGATGGCCATCGTCCGCGAGCGGGAACGGGGCACGCTGGAACAGCTGATTGTCACGCCGTTGAAATCCTTCGA is a window of Hydrogenispora ethanolica DNA encoding:
- a CDS encoding ABC transporter ATP-binding protein — protein: MIELTEVTKSFGATMAVAELTLTVERGEIFGLVGPDGAGKTTAIRMMTGVIDPDSGTVRVLGERNIETIKPRLGYVPQRFSLYGDLTVMENIRFIGSLYGAERRKIESKAEAILRFTKLWEFRTRLADNLSGGMKQKLALAAGLMHQPELFFLDEPTTGVDPVSRREFWQMLYSLNKEGMTVFVSTPYMDEAELCTKVAFMHNGRIVSLGSPEQLRREYPYRLLELQVRHKNIKPLLAGCPIREINSFGEKYHLVVDDPETAMAAVRQALTAAGLEVVSLAETPPTIEDVFVALAI
- a CDS encoding ABC transporter permease; the encoded protein is MNRLRALLVKEFIQMSRDRLTFAMMVALPIVQLLLFGFAINTDVKHLTTVVFDQSLQQESRDLLNSFTASGYFDIRYVAGNFDEVNRRIERGDAKVGIIIPPDFTPDLKHGRSAAVQVIVDATDTMASSSAISAAQVIGQLKSQEILVKRIQSLVGRGVSQAYDIRIRPWYNPDFISAFYMVPGICGIILTMTMVMITAMAIVRERERGTLEQLIVTPLKSFELMLGKIIPYVLVGYVQITLALMVGILVFDLPIRGSVGLLYLLTSFFIVASLALGILISNFAETQMQAMQMSFFLLMPSILLSGFMFPREAMPQLIQWIGNVIPLTFYLQILRGIILKGIGLNFLWTQVIALFGFIVAILAISVLKFRKKIA
- a CDS encoding ABC transporter ATP-binding protein — translated: MYAVEIENLTRKFGDFTAVNRISLRIEQGSIYGFLGPNGSGKSTTIRMLCGILEPTEGTGTILGLDLKRDCEALKSKIGYMSQKFSLYNDLTVIENLRFYAGMYSLTEPEKSARIAAMIEMAGIRGRERELAGNLSGGWKQRLALGCSILHRPALLFLDEPTGGVDPKSRRMFWDIIYQLAAEGTTVMVTTHFMDEAEHCDQIGFIFEGNLIVSDTPDNIKKVIPGELLEIASSEPMELLKQFEQHREHLLDAYMYGTTLHLLVQPGMAELFSAYRPRRIAPALEDVFIYFVKSKRGEMSA